The Streptomyces sp. NBC_00162 sequence TCAAGCCGGTCATGCCGACCGCCGTGCACACCGCCGGGAACTCCTCGCAGATCTCCGACGGGGCCGCTGCCGTGATGTGGGCCTCGCGCAAGATGGCCCGCGCCCTCAAGCTGCGGCCGCGCGCCCGGATCGTCGCGCAGACGCTGGTCGGCGCCGACCCGCACTACCACCTGGACGGTCCGATCGACGCGACGCGGGCCGTGCTGGGCAAGGCCGGCATGTCCCTCAAGGACATCGACCTCGTCGAGATCAACGAGGCCTTCGCCTCCGTCGTCCTCAGTTGGGCCCAGGTCTTCGAGCAGGACCTGGAGAAGGTCAACGTCAACGGCGGGGGCATCGCGCTCGGCCACCCCGTCGGCGCCACCGGCGCCCGGCTGATCACCACCGCGCTGCACGAGCTGGAGCGCCGTGACAAGGAGTTCGCGCTGATCACCATGTGCGCGGGCGGCGCGCTGGCGACCGGCACGATCATCCAGCGCCTGTAGGCGCTGCACACAGACCCCGTGGGATGGGATGCAGAAGGCCCCGGTGGCCGGACCTGGGGAGGCCGGCCACCGGGGCTTTCGTATGTCTGCTGTGTGGGTCTGCTCTGCCGCTGGTGGCTTAGTACCAGTGGTTGGCGGACCAGAAGTTCCAGGCGTCGACGGGGCTGCCGTAGCGCTCGTTCATGTAGTCCAGGCCCCACTTGATCTGGGTGGCCGGGTTGGTCTTCCAGTCCGAGCCCGCCGAGGCCATCTTCGAGGCCGGCAGGGCCTGGACCAGGCCGTACGCACCAGAGGAGGAGTTCGTGGCGGTGTAGTCCCAGCCGCTCTCGTGCGAGATGATCTTGTCGAAGGCGGCGAACTGGGCCGGGTCCTTGATCATCTGCTGGGCGATCGCCTTGGCACTCGACGGGGCGGCCTGCGCGGGAACCGCGGCCAGCATGGAACCGGCGACGCCCAGGGCGAGGACGGTACCCGCGAGGGTCTTCTTGGAAGCGGCGATGCGGCGGATGACAGCGTTGGACACGGATTGACCTTCCGAAGGGAACAAGGACGGTCGCGGCACGCCGAAGCATGCGTGAGCCACTCACGCGGAGGAGAGGGGTTCGTCGGCGGCGGGTGAACAACCCCTGCCGCCCTGCGACTCATCCAGTTCTACAGACCCCCCGGGGCCCTCGCAATGACCCCTCTTACTAGTGGCCTTCGGAGCCGGGTGGTGACGGCGGCCCTGGCGCCGCATATGGGGCGTTTGGGGCCTACTATCCCGGTTCGTGTGTGACCTGGGTCCTATGGGGCGGGTCACCGCCGAGGGGTCGGAATCTCACTCTTTGTGGATGCTTCGTCCCTTTTGCGGGTGTGGTCCGGGCCACTTCCCGCCCCCGAATCGAAGGTGACGGGGGCATCGAACGCTGCTTTGCGCGTCGCGCGGCGGAGCGCCTTGAGCAGCGTGGCGCCGAGCGTGAGCGTCAGTACGACGGTCAGCGCGGCCCGGCCCAGGTCCCAGCCCACCGACGTCGCCAGGCAGTACGCGACGAAGCGCGCCAGGTTCGCCGAGACCGGCTCGCCCGGGTGGAAGGAGATGCCCTGCCCCATGCCCTGCAGGATCACCCAGCCCTGGAGGTTCATGATCGTGCCGTACGCGAACGAGCCCGCGAAGCCGTACGCCGCCAGCATCAGCAGCTCCGCCCGGCCCCGGATCCTCTCCGGACCGGGCAGCAGCCCGGCACCCAGCGAGAACCAGCCCATGGCCAGCATCTGGAACGGCATCCACGGGCCGACCCCGCCTGTCAGCAGGGCGGACGCGAACATCGTCACCGAGCCGAGCACGAAGCCGAAGCCGGGACCGAGGACGCGGCCGCTGAGCACCATCAGGAAGAACATGGGCTCCAGGCCGGCCGTGCCCGCGCCCAGCGGTCTCAGCGCCGCCCCGACGGCGGCCAGCACCCCGAGCATCGCCACCGCCTTGGCGTCCATGCCGTTGTCCGCGATGGTCGCGACGACGACGGCGACGAGGAGGGGGAGCAGCGCGGCGAAGAGCCAGGGGGCGTCCTGGGAGTGGGCGAGGCCCGACTGCCGGTCGGCGAGGAGCGGCCAGCCGAAGGCCGCGATCCCGATGAGGGTGACGAGGACCAGGGCCGCGGCGGCGCGGGGGCCGATGCGGACGGGGCGGGGCGCCGGGCGGCTCATCGCAGGGCCTCGGCGACCTGGCTCACCGTGAGCCAGTGGCCCGGGGCCAGGATCTTCGCCACCTGCGGCGCGAAGGCGGGGGAGGAGACGACGACCTCGGCGGTCGGGCCGTCCGCGACGATCTCCCCGCCGGCCAGGATCACCACGCGGTGGGCCAGCTCGGCGGCCAGCTCCACGTCGTGGGTGGCCAGGACGATGGCGTGGCCCTCGGCCGCGAGCGCCCGCAGGATCTCGATCAGCCGGACCTTGGCGGCGTAGTCCAGCCCGCGGGTGGGCTCGTCGAGGAGCAGCAGGGCCGGGCGGCCGGTGAGGACCAGCGCCAGGGCCAGGGCCAGGCGCTGGCCCTCGGAGAGGTCCCGGGGGTGGGTGTCGTCGGGGACGTCCGGGAGCAGGGCGGAGACCAGATCCCGGCAGGTGCCGGGTGGTGCGGAGGCGTCGGAGTCGGCGGCGGCGCACTCGGCGGCCACCGTGTCGGCGTAGAGGAGGTCGCGGGGTTCCTGGGGGACGAGGCCGACGCGGCTGACCATCTGGGCGGGGGCGGTCTTGTGCGGGGTGGCGCCGGCGACCGTGACGGAGCCGGTGGCGGGGGCGACCGTGCCGGTGAGGGCGGCGAGGAGGGTGGATTTGCCGGCGCCGTTGCGGCCCATCAGCGCGATGGTCTCGCCTTTCGCCACCGCGAGGTCGATGCCGCGGAGCACCTCGGTCCGGCCGCGGCGGACTCCGAGGTTCCGAGCCTCCGTGACCTTGTCGGTCGGCTTCGGCGCCGGCGCCGGAACGGGCTCGGCCGTGCTTCGGCGCAGCCTGGCCAGCAGGCCGGGGCGGGGGCCCTGCGGGCGGCTTCCCCCACCCCGCCCCTTCCCGAAACCGGGCTCCGCCCGGACCCGCGCCTCAAACGCCGGCGGGGCTGGATATGGCTGGTGTGGTCCGGCTGGACCGCCTGGCGGGCTGGTTTGCCCGGAGGGCAAATCCAGCCCCGCCGGCGTTTGAGGCGCGGGGTCCGGGGCGGAGCCCTGGGAAACGGTGGCGCGGGCGGGCTGCGAACCCTGCGGCCCGGCGGTAGCCGAGAGGCGGGTCAGGAGCGGCGCAGCCTGGCGGCGGGCGTCGCGGATGGAGAGGGGGAGGGGGGACCAGCCCGCCAGGCGGCCGAGGGCCACCACCGGGGGGTGGACCGGGGAGACGGACATGATCTCCGCCGGGGTGCCGAGGACCGGCGCCGCGCCCGGGGAGGGCAGGAGCAGCACCTGGTCGGCGTACTGGACCACCCGCTCCAGCCGGTGCTCCGCCATCAGCACGGTCGTGCCGAGGTCGTGGACCAGCCGCTGGAGCACCGCCAGGACCTCCTCCGCCGCCGCCGGGTCGAGGGCCGAGGTGGGCTCGTCCAGGACGAGGACCCTCGGGTGCGGGGTCAGGACCGAGCCGATCGCGACCCGCTGCTGCTGGCCTCCGGACAGCGTGGCGATGGGGCGGTCCCGCAGTTCGTTCAGGCCGAGGAGGTCGAGGGTCTCCTCGACCCGGCGGCGCATCACCGCGGGAGCCAGCCCGAGGGACTCCATGCCGTACGCCAGCTCGTCCTCGACCACGTCCGTCACGAAGTGCGCGAGCGGATCCTGGCCGACCGTACCCACCACGTCCGCGAGCTCCCGCGGCTTGTGCGTACGCGTGTCACGGCCCGCGACCGTGACCCGGCCCCGGAGCGTGCCCCCGGTGAAGTGCGGGACCAGGCCGGAGACGGCCCCGAGCAGGGTCGACTTGCCGACCCCCGACGGGCCCACGAGCAGCGTCAGCTCACCCTCCGGAATCACCAGGTCGACGCCCTGGAGCGAGGGACCGGCCGCGCCCTCGTAAGTGACCGAGACCTGTTCGAACCGGATCACGGGGACGCCTCCTTGGGCGGTACGGGTGCCACGAAGGCGGGCAGCAGGCCGATCAGGATCGCGGCCGCCGGCCAGAGCGGGAGCGTGGGCGCGACCAGCGGGACCACGCCCGGGTGCAGGGCCTCGGGGTCGACGGTGCCCGCGTGGACGAGGAACGCGGCGACGGCCGCACCCGATCCGGCGACCAGCCAGGCGCGCGGCCCCCACCGGTCGGGCCGGTAGCGGGTGCGGACCGACCGGCGCCCGCCGAGGCGCAGCCCCGCCAGGGCCAGGACCAGGCCGATGAAGAGCACGGGCAGGCCATACACCGCTCCCTCGGCGGCGAGCAGCCCGTACGTGCCCGCGCACATGCCGAGCAGGCCGCCGAGGGTGAGGACGTTGGTGGTGTGCCGGACGGCGGGCGGGACCTGCGCGGTACGGCCGTACCCGCGCGCGTCCATCGACGCGGCGGTGGCGACGGAGCGCTCGAGGGCGCCCTCCAGGACCGGCAGGCCGATCTGGAGGATGGCCTTGATGCCACCGGTGGGGCGGCCGCGCAGGCGGCGGGCGGTCCGCAGACGGACCACGTCGGCGACCATGTTCGGCGCGAAGGTCATGGCGACGACGACGGCGACCCCGGCCTCGTACAGGGCGGCCGGGAGGGATTTCAGGAGCCGGGCCGGGTTGGCGAGGGCGTTCGCAGCGCCCACGCAGACGAGGAGGGCGGCCAGCTTGGCGCCGTCGTAGAAGGCGAAGACCAGCTGCTCGGCGGTCACCTTGCCACCGAAGCGGATGCCCTGGGCCCAGGCGGGGAGGGGGATCTCCGGCAGGGTGAAGAGGGTGTGCGAGCCGGGGATGGGGGAGCCGAGCAGCATGGAGAAGAGGAGGCGCAGGCCGATGACGACGAGGCCGAGCTTGAGGAAGGCCCCGTAGGAACGGGCCCAGGGCGCGCTGGTGCGGCGGGCCGCGACGACGTAACCGGCCACGCCGATGATCAGGCCCAGGAGGAGCGGGTTGGTGGTCCGCGAGGCGGCGGTGGCCAGGCCGAGGGCCCAGAGCCACCACGCTCCCGCGTGCAGGGCCGTGGCCCGGCCGGCCTGCGGAGGCTTCCAGCGGTCGTACGAGGACCCGGGCTCGGGATCCGGCGCCGCGAGCCGGCTCCGCGTGGTCGGGGTCGCGTCGCCGGGTGCGGCTCCGGTGGGGGTGCGCCCGGCCTGCGGCCGGACGGGGTACCCACCCGCACCACCCGTGCGGGTCGTTGCCCGGGTGCGGGTGGCCCCGGTGGTGGGCTGAGCGCCGTCGGCGGCTGCCGCGCCGTCGTTCGTCATCGGGCGCGGCGGCGGCGGGACTGCCAGATGGCCGCCGTGGACAGGGCGGCCACCGCCGCGATGCCCGCCAGCAGGCCCGCCGACGGGCCGCCGCCGTGGTCCGACTTCGGCGGGGCGGCGGCCGCCGGGGAGTCCTGGGCCTCCGGGGCGTCCGGCAGCGGCTCGCCGCAGCCCTGCTTCGGGTAGCCCGAGATCGCGCACAGCAGCGCCGCGCTGTTGTAGCGCAGCGGCTTGGCGACCGACGCCAGCGCCTCGGCCGTCGTGGCCTCCGGGGCAACCTGGGCGCAGGCCGTGCGCGGCTCCGGCTGCGGCGGGGCCTCGCCCGCAGGGGCGTCCGCCGAGAGGCCGAAGTCGATGACCAGCGCCACCCGCTTCCTGCCCTCGGCCGCCGGGGTCGCCCCGCAGACCGCCGTGAAGTCCGCCGCCGCCCGCGGCCGGGCCGACTCGGCCGCCGCGTCCTTGCTCACCGAGAAGCGCAGGCCCTGCACGGAGCCGTCCGCCGGGCGGGCCAGCGAGGGCCCGACGGTGGCGTACGCCCACTTACCGCCCGCGCCGTCCCAGAACGACCAGTAGCGGTAGCTCGACGCCAGGGCCGGACCGGCGGCCACCACGGCCAGGACGATGCCGAAGGCCAGGGCGAGGGCGGGCAGGCGGCGGCGCATCAGAGCTGGTTCTTCTTGCGGCGGCCGCTCAGCAGGATGCCGATGCCCACGCCGGCCGCGGCGCCCGCGCCGATGATCCACCACACGCTCTGGCCGCCGGAGGGCTTGTCCTTCTCGCTGTCCACCGTGGTCGCGGAGGTGTCCGCGCCCTGCGGGGCCGGGCCCGTCGCGTTCAGCGCCGCGACGAGGTCGGTGCCGCCGAAGGACTTCGGGTCGGTGCCGGTCGCGTGGGCGGCCAGGATCAGCGTGCCGAGGCCCGCCGGGCTGCCCTTCGACCATTCCGCCGAGTTGGCCTTGAGCCACTCCAGCGCGCCCGCCGCCGACTGCTTGTGCCCGGCCGCGGCCAGGGCGATCACCGCGTCGGCGGTGTTGCCGGTGTCCGGGGTCGGCTGGTCCGCGCCCGGGGTCACGGCCGTGAGGTGGCCGTCCTTCTTGAGGACCTCGGCCAGGTACCCGGCCGCGCCCTGGGCGGCGGCCACCGGGTCGGCGGCGCCGGCCGCCGGGCAGGCCAGCGCGGCCGCCGGGGTGTCCGTGGTGGACGGCACGACGGCCGTGCCCTTGCCGAGGCCGGCCAGGGTCGCGGCGGCCGTGGCGTCGGCGTTGGCGAGCAGCTTGCCGTCGACCGGCTGGTAGGCGAACGCGCCCCGGTCGGCGGCCGGCTCGGCGGAGCAGCCCAGCTGGAAGGGGAGCAGCCCCTCGTACGCCGACTTGCCCGCCTTCGACTTGACCTCGGCCGGCTTCTCACCGGCCACCGCGAGGGCGCTGATCACCAGGGCGGTGGAGTTGGCCTCGCTGGGGGAGCCGGGCACGTACGCCCAGCCGCCGTCCTCGTTCTGGACGGACTTGAGCCACTCCACGCTCTGCCTGACGGCCGCGTCCTGGCCGCCGAGGGCCTGCAGTGCCTGTACGGCCGCCGCGGTGGCGTTCGTGTCGTACATCGTGTTCGCGTCGCACGTCACGCCGGGGTTCGGGCGGAAGGAGGGGAAGCCGCCGGTCTGGCACTGCTGGCCGAGCAGCCAGATCACGGCCTGCCGGGAGGGCTTGATGCCGACCGTGTGCTGGGCGAGCAGCGCGAAGGACTGCCGCCACACGCCGTCGTACGTCGGGTCGCTCTTGCCGTAGAGCCCGGAGGGGATGACGGGCGGCGCGGAGGGGGAGGCGGGCGGCGCGGTGTCGGCGAGGGCTGCGGGGGCGGCGCCCACGCAGAGCACGGCGGAGGCGGCGAGCGCGGCGGCGCTGCGGCGGACGTTCATGGGGGCGGGTGCCTCTCGTGCTGGGGAGCTGGAGGCAGGCACGCTGAGGCACCGGGCTCCGGCTCCGTATACCTCGACGGTGCCGGCCGCCGGAAGACCCGGCGGCGCGAGCCGCGCACCTCCGGTACGGGGCGTTCCGACTCCCCGCCGCCCGGGTGGTGCCGGGGGTGGGTCACGGTTGCGGGTCAGTGCCGGAATCGCACCGGCTTTCCCCGTACGGAAGTGTGGACGACGGATTCACTCTACCGGCCCGTAGGGTGCGGGCCCGGTGACCGGTGCGGTCCTACAGCGCCCGGTAGGTGACCGGGTCGCTGCCCGGTACCGCCTCCGCGCGGCCCTGTTTCACCAACCGCCGCAGGTGGGCCTCGGCTTCGGAGACGGCGATGTTGCGGGAGCCGTACGGGATCTGCTCCCAGGGCCGGTTCCATTCCATCCGCTCCGCCAGCCCCCACGGCGTCAGCGGCACGGCGAGCAGCTCCCACAGGCCGGTCAGCCGTTCCTCGTGGTGCTCGAGGAGTTCCCGTACGCGGGCGGGGGCGTCGGTGAAGGCGTGCTGGTGGGCCGGGAGCACCTCGGCCGGCTCGAGGCGTCCGATGCGTTCGAGGGAGTCGAGGTAGTCGCCGAGGGGGTCGGTGACGCGGGTGACACCGTTCTCGTCCGGCGCTTCGTACAGTCCGATGTGCGGGGAGATCCCCGGCAGCAGGTGGTCGCCGGAGAAGAGGCGGCCGTTGCCGGGGAGGTTCGCCGGATGGGCCTCCTCCAGGTGCAGGCAGACGTGGCCGGGGGTGTGGCCCGGGGTCCAGATCGCGCGCAGCCGGCGTCCGGCGAGGGGGAGCAGCTCGGCGGGGACGATCTCCCGGTCGGGGACGGCGGCGCGCAGGCCGGGCAGGGTGCGCAGGCGGCCGCTCGCGCGGGCGGCGCGCAGCGGGGCGATGTGTTCCTCGGGGGCTCCGGCGGCCGCGAGCTTCTCGCTCATGTAGTCGAACCAGACGCCGGGCTCGGCGGCCCGGGTCCGTACGACGACCTCGGTGTCGGCGGCGTGCATGGCGATCCAGGCGCCGGAGGCCTCGCGCACCCGGCCGGACAGGCCGTGGTGGTCGGGGTGGTGGTGGGTGATGACGACGCCGTGGACGTCGGCGACGGGGATGCCGAGCGCGGCGAGGCCGGCGACGAGGGCGTCCCAGGAGGCGGGGTCGTCCCAGCCGGTGTCGACGAGGACCGGGCCGCGGTCGGTGTCGAGGACGTGGACGAGGGTGTGCCCGAGAGGGTTGTCGGGGATGGGCACCTTGATCCCCCATACCCCGCCGCCGTGATCGGTGACCGGTGGCGCGTCCGCCGATGTGCTCGGTGACGTGTCCGGTGACGTGTCCGGTGACGTGTCCTGCGACATGAGATCCCCTGCCTGCCCGCTCGCCAACAAGAACCTGTTCCAGTAGTAGCCCAAGTCGACCACTTCCGGCTGCTCCTGACTAGCCGTTGGATCTTCCGGACCTCCCGGCGGGCTGTTCGGTCCTGGCCGTGGACTCCTCTAACTAGAACTGGTATCAGTTCTGCAACGCCAAGCCGCAGGAGGCCTCAGCCATGACCGAGCTCGTGGAACACGGACAACTGTTCATCGGCGGGGAATGGACGGATCCGCTGGGCACCGACACGATCCGGATCGTCTCCCCCCACACCGAGCAGGTCATCGGCTCCGTCCCGCACGCCTCGAAGGCGGACGTGGACCGGGCCGTCGAGGTGGCGCGCAAGGCCTTCGACGAGGGGCCGTGGCCCCGGATGAGCCTGGAGGAGCGCATCGCCGTCGTCTCCCGGATCAAGGACGCCATAGCCGTCCGGCACGAGGAGATCGCCCGCTCGATCAGCTCCCAGAACGGATCCCCGTACTCCTGGAGCGTCCTCGCCCAGGCGCTCGGCCCGATGATGGTCTACGACGCCGCGATCACCGTCGCGCGCGCCTACCCGTACGAGGAGCACCGCCAGGGCGTCCTCGGCCCGATCCTGGTGCGCCGCGAACCGGTCGGGGTCGTCGCGGCCGTCATCCCGTGGAACGTGCCGCAGTTCGTGGCGGCGGCCAAGCTCGCCCCCGCGCTGCTCAGCGGCTCCACCGTCATCCTGAAGCCCTCCCCGGAAGCCCCCCTCGACTCCTACATCCTCGCCGACATCGCGCGCGAGGCCGGGGTGCCGGAGGGAGTGCTGTCGATCCTGCCCGCCGACCGGGAGGTCAGCGAGTACCTGGTCGGCCACCCCGGCATCGACAAGGTCGCCTTCACGGGCTCGGTCGCCGCGGGCAAGCGCGTGATGGAGGTCGCCGCGCGCAACCTCACCCGGGTCACCCTGGAACTCGGCGGCAAGTCGGCCGCGGTGATCCTGTCGGACGCCGACCTGGAGACCACGGTGGCCGGGATCGTCCCCGCGGCCTGGATGAACAACGGCCAGGCCTGCGTGGCACAGACCCGGATCCTCGTCCCGCGCAGCCGGTACGAGGAGGTGGCCGAGGCCCTCGCGGCGGCGGCCGGCGCCCTGGTCGTCGGCGACCCGCTGGACCCGGCGACGCAGCTCGGCCCCCTCGTCGCCCAGCGGCAGCAGCAGCGGTCCCTCGACTACATCCGGATCGGCCAGGAGGAGGGCGCGAAGGTCCTGTCGGGCGGCGGCCGCCCGGCGGGCCTGGACCGCGGCTGGTACGTGGAGCCCACGCTCTTCGGGGACGTGGACAACTCCATGCGGATCGCGCGCGAGGAGATCTTCGGCCCGGTCGTCTGCCTGATCCCGTACGGGGACGAGGCGGAGGCGGTACGGGTGGCCAACGACTCGGAGTTCGGCCTGAGCGGCAGCGTCTGGACGGCCGACGTCGAGCACGGCATCGACTTCGCCCGGCAGATCCGCACCGGCACCTTCAACGTGAACACCTTCAGCCTGGACATGCTGGGCCCGTTCGGCGGCTACAAGAACAGCGGCCTGGGCCGGGAGTTCGGCCCGGAGGGCCTGAGCGAGTACCTGGAGCACAAGATGATCCACCTGCCGGCCGGCTATGAGGCGGGTGCCTGATGGGAGACCGCTGGCAGGTCGAGGTGGACCGGGGCGTCTGCATCGGCTCGGGCATGTGCGTCAACCACGCCCCGGACGGCTTCACGCTCGACTCCGCCCGCCAGTCCCACCCCCGCACCCCCCAGACCGACGCGAACGAACCCCTCCTGGCGGCGGCGGAGGGCTGCCCGGTCGAAGCCATCCTGATCACCTTGGCGGCAACGGGCGAACCGGTCTTCCCACCGGAGGAGTAGCGGCTCCGGATTCCTGTGAGCGGGGGTGTGACGCACAGCGTGCACACAGCATCGGTACGATCGCGGGGCTTATCTGCCCCATACGTATCGGTGTCGCGGACACCCAGGAATCCCAGAGGTGTCATGTCCGACAGGCTCGTCCTCAACGGGGGCCGTGTCCCGGCCCCCGCCGGGGAGCCGCAGACGGCCCCCGACCCGACCCGTCTCCAGAGGATGTGGCCGCGCCGCGGCCGCGCGGCGGAGCGGGCGCCGCGGATCGCGGTGCTGGACGGCCTGCGGCTGCTCGCGGCGCTGTCGGTGGTCCTGTTCCACTACCTGGCCGGCTCGGGGACGATCCCCTGGCAGCGCACGGCGGTCGAGCTGTTTCCCACGCTGCACCGGATAGCCGGGTTCGGCTGGCTGGGCGTGGTCTTCTTCTTCATGATCAGCGGGTTCGTCATCTGCATGTCCGGCTGGGGCAAATCGCTCCAGCAGTTCTGGCGGGGCCGGATCCTGCGGCTGTTCCCGCTCTACTGGGCGGCGGTCGTGCTCGCCTCGGCGGCCGCCCGCCTGGGCCCGCGGACACCCGGCGAGCCGAGGGTCACCGTCGGCCAGATGCTGAGCAACCTCACGATGCTGCAAGAACCCCTCGGCGTGTGGCACGTGGACAACGTCTACTGGACGCTCTGGGTCGAGATGCGTTTCTACCTGCTCTTCTCGCTGGTCGTGCTGCTGGGCACGAGCTACCGCCGGGCCGCGACCTTCTGCTGGGTGTGGGCGCTGGCCTCGGTCCTGGCGCCGAAATCGGGCATCCCGCTCCTGACTCAGATCCTGGTGCCCGACTGGGCGCCCTTCTTCATCGCCGGCATCGCCTTCTACCTGGTCCGCCGGGCGGGCAGGCTCGAGGGCGAGACCCTGGGCATCCTGGCACTGTCCTGGCTGCTGATGCAGCACCACCTCCGGGCGATCATGGAGGGCGAAGGGCACGGCATCAACTGGAAGGTCTGCCTGGTCGCGATCACCGCCATGTACCTGGTGATGGGCCTGATCGCGCTCGGGAAGCTGGACTGGATCCAGTGGCGCTGGCTGCCGGTCGCGGGCGCGATCTCGTACCCGCTCTACCTCGTGCACCAGTCGCTGGGCGTGCGGGTGATCTGGCGGTGGAACGAGCAATGGGGCGCCTGGCCGACCCTGATCGGGGTGACCGCCGTGATGGTGCTGATCGCCTGGCTGCTGCACCGCCTGGTGGAACGGCCGCTCACCCGGCTGCTGCGCCGTCTGATGACCCCGCAGACCGAGCGGCCGCAGAAGGCCCTCGTATAGGCGTCTGGCCGGACCCGCCCTGCACGGGCGGGTTCAGGCCTTTTCCGGGGCCTTTTCCGGGGAGGTCAGGTCGATCAGGCGGCAGACCGTTTCGATGTCGATCTTGACCTGGGCGATCGAGGCGCGGCCCGAGAGCCAGGTGATCAGGGCCGAGTGCCAGGTGTGCTCGATGACGCGGACCGCCGAGAGCTGTTCCGCCGTCGGCGGGGCGTCCAGGCCCATCGCGTCCAGGATGATCGCCGTGGTCAGCCGGGACACCGTGTCCACCTCGGGGCTCACGCTGCGGTCCGCGAAGGTCAGCGCGCGCACCATCGCGTCCGCGAGGTGCGGTTCCCGCTGGAGGGCCCGGAAGGCCCGCATCAGCGTCTCCGCGACCCGCGCCGCCGGGTCGTCCCCGGCCGGCGGGCGCTTGCGCAGCGTGGTGTGCATGTGCTGGAGCTGGTCCTGCATCGTGGCGACCAGCAGGTGCACCTTGGACGGGAAGTAGCGGTACAGGGTGCCCAGCGCCACGCCGGCCGCCTCGGCGACCTCGCGCATCTGGACCGCGTCGAAGCCGCCCCGGCTGGCCAACTGGGCGCTGGCGTGCAGGATCCGGCGGCGGCGCGCCTCCTGGCGCTCCGTCAGGGGAGGCGACGCCGGTGTGGTGACGGCCTTCACTTCCGCTGTCATGTGTCCCGTTGTCCCGTTCCGTGTCGTTGCGCGAGCTGATTCCGGGCCGATCGGGAGTCAGCATGGCAGGCGCCCAGTCGTGGCGCGAATCACCTGCTCCGCCTCTTACGGTGTAGTTTCCGGCCGGTAGATTCAATGGTCTTCAACGGATCAAGTCTGAAACTTGTTCTACATTATCCGAGCGGTTACGCTCCGGCGAAAGTTGCAGGGAGAAGGGGGCCGAGAGTGACCGCTGAGGCCATGGTGACGAGCCCTTTCGCGGGTTCCGCCACCGACGGCGACCGCCCGCTGCGCATCGCACTCCTCACCTATAAGGGGAACCCGTTCTGCGGCGGTCAGGGCGTCTACGTCCGCCACCTCTCGCGCGAGCTCGTACGCCTGGGACACTCCGTCGAGGTCGTCGGAGCGCAGCCCTACCCGGTGCTCGACACGGGCGCCACCCTCACCGAGCTCCCGAGCCTCGACCTCTACCGGCAGCCCGACCCCTTCCGGACCCCCAAGCGCGGCGAGTACCGGGACTGGATCGACGC is a genomic window containing:
- a CDS encoding acyltransferase family protein, which encodes MSDRLVLNGGRVPAPAGEPQTAPDPTRLQRMWPRRGRAAERAPRIAVLDGLRLLAALSVVLFHYLAGSGTIPWQRTAVELFPTLHRIAGFGWLGVVFFFMISGFVICMSGWGKSLQQFWRGRILRLFPLYWAAVVLASAAARLGPRTPGEPRVTVGQMLSNLTMLQEPLGVWHVDNVYWTLWVEMRFYLLFSLVVLLGTSYRRAATFCWVWALASVLAPKSGIPLLTQILVPDWAPFFIAGIAFYLVRRAGRLEGETLGILALSWLLMQHHLRAIMEGEGHGINWKVCLVAITAMYLVMGLIALGKLDWIQWRWLPVAGAISYPLYLVHQSLGVRVIWRWNEQWGAWPTLIGVTAVMVLIAWLLHRLVERPLTRLLRRLMTPQTERPQKALV
- a CDS encoding ferredoxin gives rise to the protein MGDRWQVEVDRGVCIGSGMCVNHAPDGFTLDSARQSHPRTPQTDANEPLLAAAEGCPVEAILITLAATGEPVFPPEE
- a CDS encoding aldehyde dehydrogenase, which codes for MTELVEHGQLFIGGEWTDPLGTDTIRIVSPHTEQVIGSVPHASKADVDRAVEVARKAFDEGPWPRMSLEERIAVVSRIKDAIAVRHEEIARSISSQNGSPYSWSVLAQALGPMMVYDAAITVARAYPYEEHRQGVLGPILVRREPVGVVAAVIPWNVPQFVAAAKLAPALLSGSTVILKPSPEAPLDSYILADIAREAGVPEGVLSILPADREVSEYLVGHPGIDKVAFTGSVAAGKRVMEVAARNLTRVTLELGGKSAAVILSDADLETTVAGIVPAAWMNNGQACVAQTRILVPRSRYEEVAEALAAAAGALVVGDPLDPATQLGPLVAQRQQQRSLDYIRIGQEEGAKVLSGGGRPAGLDRGWYVEPTLFGDVDNSMRIAREEIFGPVVCLIPYGDEAEAVRVANDSEFGLSGSVWTADVEHGIDFARQIRTGTFNVNTFSLDMLGPFGGYKNSGLGREFGPEGLSEYLEHKMIHLPAGYEAGA
- a CDS encoding TetR family transcriptional regulator translates to MTAEVKAVTTPASPPLTERQEARRRRILHASAQLASRGGFDAVQMREVAEAAGVALGTLYRYFPSKVHLLVATMQDQLQHMHTTLRKRPPAGDDPAARVAETLMRAFRALQREPHLADAMVRALTFADRSVSPEVDTVSRLTTAIILDAMGLDAPPTAEQLSAVRVIEHTWHSALITWLSGRASIAQVKIDIETVCRLIDLTSPEKAPEKA